The following proteins come from a genomic window of Solea solea chromosome 3, fSolSol10.1, whole genome shotgun sequence:
- the LOC131456584 gene encoding serine/threonine-protein phosphatase 6 regulatory subunit 2-like isoform X1: protein MFWKFDLHTTSHIDQLLDREDVTLRELMEEDDVLQECKAQNRRLLLFLSQDHCMQELVSLITTEPPADLEERSRFKFPNIACELLTSDVSIINDKLGGNDSLLEMLYHFLEQDPPLNPLLASFFSKTIGNLIARKTEQVITFLKNKEGFIGLVLKHIDASAMMDLLLRLISCVEPAPLRQEVLHWLNEENLVQRLTELIYTGKDEERQSNASQTLCDIIRLSRDQANQMQENMEADPLLAVLESQESVAGLLKSLFEGERREASIVNGTQVLLTLLETRRSGIEGLMDLYSQGYERSYTVNSSIINAIEPYLKDFQQLLLDPPKKSAILTTVGVLEQPLGNARLHVARLVAALLQTNALSICQELCNLATMDLLLDLFFKYSWNNFLHFQVELCVAAILNHPSSEERPSPGLQNHDGRSATSNPEVQGEDVETGRTVDPQTSIHNALVAHLFQKCRLVQRILDAWEENDRIQSEGGTRRGNMGHLTRIANMVVQNLEKGPVQTQISDLITELPEDCRGRWESFVDETLRETNRRNTVELVSTHNMHSSSEDDDMESPFPNDLSLQQAFSDYQIQQMTANFVDQFGFNDEEFSEHDENINATFDRIAEINFNLDADDNSANAAAFEACCKERIRQFDDADEEEDIWEEKEINYATQAKSRTRFGVSQTSEGSSRSSMENGGREQDRGSESDEDEDSEQNTSDTSPGWSSNFRESGGTATTQVPSTWDNSAGRGAETQEAGWANFTEFQPFSRSDNNPRCSSPVDMDSGETNKQAKQNHDKSADVASPAGEGRKAPTMASDGSSSGGSDSEEDDKNTGAPPTAAITMETAGSKTADLKSEETAVSLEKLSLSDPVKASEQQQQQPAEDSPVNTQTDRKEDSPSPQEASVNGPV from the exons ATGTTTTGGAAGTTTGACCTTCACACCACCTCCCACATTGACCAGCTCCTGGACAGGGAGGACGTGACACTGAGAGAATTGATGGAGGAGGATGATGTCCTGCAGGAGTGCAAGGCCCAAAACCGCAGattgctcctcttcctctcccaggACCACTGCATGCAGGAGCTGGTCAGCCTCATCACCACAGAGCCTCCTGCTGACCTGGAGGAGAGGAGCCGCTTCAA ATTTCCCAACATTGCTTGTGAGCTCCTGACATCAGATGTGTCCATTATTAACGATAAGCTTGGTGGGAACGATTCTCTCCTCGAGATGCTCTACCACTTCTTGGAACAGGACCCTCCTCTCAACCCATTACTGGCCAGCTTCTTCAGCAAAACTATTGGCAATCTCATTGCGAGGAAAACCGAACAG GTGATTACCTTTCTAAAGAACAAGGAAGGATTCATTGGTCTGGTGCTGAAACATATTGATGCATCTGCCATGATGGACCTACTGCTTCGCCTCATCAGTTGTGTGGAGCCTGCTCCGTTAAGGCAGGAGGTCCTTCAT TGGCTGAATGAGGAGAATTTGGTACAGAGACTCACAGAGCTCATTTATACTGGTAAAGATGAGGAG AGACAATCAAATGCATCACAAACACTTTGTGACATCATCCGCCTTAGTCGAGACCAGGCCAATCAGATGCAAGAAAACATGGAGGCTGACCCACTATTGGCTGTACTAGAGTC GCAGGAGAGCGTAGCCGGGCTCCTCAAGAGCTTATTTGAGGGCGAGAGGAGAGAGGCCTCCATTGTTAACGGAACTCAAGTGCTTCTTACCTTACTGGAGACCAGGAGGTCTGG GATCGAAGGGCTGATGGATCTGTATTCTCAGGGTTACGAAAGGTCTTACACTGTCAACAGCAGTATTATAAATGCCATTGAGCCCTATTTAAAGGACTTCCAGCAGCTTCTTCTGGATCCCCCCAAG AAAAGTGCAATATTGACGACCGTTGGCGTTCTAGAGCAGCCACTGGGGAACGCCCGCCTTCACGTGGCCAGGCTGGTGGCCGCCCTACTGCAGACCAATGCCCTCAGCATCTGCCAGGAGCTCTGCAATCTTGCCACCATGGACCTACTACTG GATTTGTTCTTCAAATACTCCTGGAATAATTTTTTGCACTTCCAAGTGGAGCTGTGTGTGGCAGCTATCCTGAACCACCCATCCTCTGAGGAGCGGCCCAGTCCAGGCCTCCAGAACCACGATGGGAGGTCTGCAACGTCCAACCCAGAGGTGCAGGGGGAGGATGTGGAAACAGGCAGGACCGTTGACCCACAGACCTCCATCCACAATGCCCTCGTGGCACAT CTCTTTCAGAAGTGTCGATTGGTACAGAGGATCCTTGATGCCTGGGAAGAGAATGATAGAATACA GTCTGAGGGAGGCACCAGGAGAGGCAACATGGGTCATCTGACTAGAATTGCCAACATGGTGGTCCAGAACCTAGAGAAAGGACCGGTACAGACCCAGATATCTGACCTCATAACAG AGCTGCCAGAAGACTGCAGAGGTCGCTGGGAAAGCTTTGTGGACGAGACCCTGAGAGAGACTAACAGGAGGAACACCGTAGAGCTG GTAAGCACCCACAACATGCACTCATCCAGTGAGGACGATGACATGGAGAGCCCCTTCCCCAACGACCTGTCTCTCCAGCAG GCCTTTTCCGACTATCAGATCCAACAGATGACTGCCAACTTTGTGGATCAGTTTGGCTTTAATGATGAGGAGTTCAGTGAGCATGATGAAAATATCAA TGCCACATTTGACAGAATCGCTGAAATAAACTTCAATCTAGATGCTGATGATAACAGT GCCAACGCAGCTGCATTTGAAGCCTGCTGTAAAGAAAGGATACGCCAGTTTGATGATgctgatgaggaagaggacatTTGGGAGGAGAAAGAGATCAACTATGCAACACAAGCTAAATCTAGAACAAG GTTTGGGGTCTCCCAAACCTCAGAGGGAAGCTCAAGGAGTAGCATGGAGAATGGAGGCAGGGAGCAGGACCGCGGCTCTGAATCTGACGAGGATGAAGACTCGGAGCAAAACACATCAGATACAA GTCCAGGCTGGTCATCAAATTTCAGGGAATCTGGAGGGACTGCAACTACCCAGGTCCCATCAACATGGGACAACTCAGCgggaagaggagcagagacacaggaaGCAGGGTGGGCCAACTTCACTGAGTTCCAGCCTTTCTCCCG TTCAGATAATAATCCCAGGTGCAGCTCTCCTGTGGACATGGACAGCGGGGAAACCAATAAACAAGCCAAACAAAACCATGACAAGAGTG CAGACGTCGCGTCTCCAGCAGGAGAAGGGAGGAAGGCTCCCACCATGGCCTCAGACGGCAGCTCCTCCGGGGGATCTGACAGCGAGGAGGATGACAAAAACACTGGTGCTCCTCCTACTGCAGccatcaccatggaaacagctGGCAGCAAGACAGCTGACCTCAAAAG